A stretch of Ciconia boyciana chromosome 34, ASM3463844v1, whole genome shotgun sequence DNA encodes these proteins:
- the LOC140645545 gene encoding blue-sensitive opsin, translating into MLKSREGREELPEDFFIPMVLETSNLTALSPFLVPQTHLGSPGVFMGMSAFMFVLIALGVPINALTIFCTAKYKKLRSHLNYILVNLAVSNLLVICVGSTTAFYSFSQMYFALGPTACKIEGFAATLGGMVSLWSLAVVAFERFLVICKPLGNFTFRGSHAVLGCAATWIFGLVASVPPLFGWSRYIPEGLQCSCGPDWYTSDNKWHNESYVIFLFCFCFGVPLAVIVFSYGRLLLTLRAVAKQQEQSATTQKAEREVTKMVVVMVLGFLICWAPYSAFALWVVTHRGQPFDVGLASVPSVFSKASTVYNPVIYVFMNKQFRSCMLKLVFCGRSPFGDEDDVSGSSQATQVSSVSSSQVSPA; encoded by the exons ATGCTGAAGTCGCGGGAGGGCCGGGAGGAGCTCCCGGAGGACTTCTTCATCCCCATGGTCCTGGAGACCTCCAACCTGACGGCGCTGAGCCCCTTCCTGGTGCCGCAGACCCACCTGGGCAGCCCCGGGGTCTTCATGGGGATGTCGGCCTTCATGTTCGTGCTGATCGCCCTGGGCGTGCCCATCAACGCCCTCACCATCTTCTGCACCGCCAAGTACAAGAAGCTGCGCTCCCACCTCAACTACATCCTGGTCAACCTGGCCGTCTCCAACCTGCTGGTCATCTGCGTCGGCTCCACCACCGCCTTCTACAGCTTCTCCCAGATGTACTTCGCCCTGGGACCCACCGCCTGCAAGATCGAGGGCTTCGCCGCCACCCTGGGAG GCATGGTGAGCCTGTGGTCGCTGGCGGTGGTGGCCTTCGAGCGGTTCCTGGTGATCTGCAAGCCCCTGGGCAACTTCACCTTCCGGGGCAGCCACGCCGTCCTGGGCTGCGCGGCCACCTGGATCTTCGGCCTGGTGGCCTCCGTGCCCCCCCTCTTCGGCTGGAGCAG GTACATCCCCGAGGGGCTGCAGTGCTCGTGCGGCCCCGACTGGTACACCTCCGACAACAAGTGGCACAACGAGTCCTACgtcatcttcctcttctgcttctgcttcgGCGTGCCCCTGGCCGTCATCGTCTTCTCCTACGGCCGCCTGCTCCTCACGCTGCGCGCG GTGGccaagcagcaggagcagtcGGCCACCACGCAGAAGGCGGAGCGGGAGGTGACCAagatggtggtggtgatggtgctGGGCTTCCTCATCTGCTGGGCGCCCTACTCGGCCTTCGCCCTCTGGGTGGTGACGCACCGGGGGCAGCCCTTCGACGTGGGGCTGGCCTCCGTCCCCTCCGTCTTCTCCAAGGCCTCCACCGTCTACAACCCCGTCATCTACGTCTTCATGAACAAGCAG TTCCGCTCCTGCATGCTGAAGCTGGTGTTCTGCGGGAGGAGCCCCTTCGGGGACGAGGACGACGTCTCGGGATCCTCGCAGGCCACCCAGGTCTCCTCCGTCTCCTCCAGCCAGGTCTCGCCCGCGTAG